A section of the Oncorhynchus gorbuscha isolate QuinsamMale2020 ecotype Even-year linkage group LG06, OgorEven_v1.0, whole genome shotgun sequence genome encodes:
- the LOC124038570 gene encoding monocarboxylate transporter 7 isoform X1, with protein MNRPVLNVVGRHISPANSKHHLLYFSMNCDTFSKSDLLSTFPTESHAPSMTVWGSRLKRCMGPIVYTAPPDGGWGWVVAVSFFLVEVFTYGVIKSLGIFLQDLMGEFGESNSRVSWIISICVFVMAFTAPLASVMTNRFGFQTVVMIGGLLVSIGTIASGFTKSINEMYITIGLVAGLGYCLTFLPTITLLSQYFSHRRSLVTAVASTGESFSVFALAPAFSALRDCIGWRYTLVVIGALQGIIIICGVLLRPIIIRPGPATETETDGLADKELKALNTEEEYYSKERLSIKGSSYAKDGSYTLQCDSKLAHRYSLSSGESVNSEVQSLHHQVLEDGSKAGEEIEEEASSQRCLGSKKKEMEKDEEKDEKPTQTLSPQKLLDFSMLREGSFICYALFGLFATLGFFAPQLYIIELSVNRGVMRHRATHMLSAMAFAEIFGRLSIGWVLGRKLFRGRKPLVLLGCVVLLCLVLVAFTLVWEFWGLAVCCGFYGFFIGTVSSTHIPMLAEEDVVGIERMSSAVGVYVFIQSFAGLAGPPLGGVLVDLTQNYGSAFYSCAVGMSLGAVFLGLVRPAKRGLLCCSTTRPQSISYYSNNTKFSETRLYSRRGHQNLPEPMQVGPGNPVPQREGKEAQDRDSPQDFLEVNLDMDQKTLLKKANR; from the exons ATGAATCGACCTGTTCTGAATGTTGTGGGGCGACATATCTCCCCTGCCAATTCCAAGCATCATTTACTTTACTTTTCAATGAACTGTGATACCTTTTCAAAAAGTGATTTATTGTCCACCTTCCCTACAGAATCGCATGCTCCATCCATGACAGTGTGGGGGTCCAGATTGAAGCGCTGCATGGGGCCTATCGTCTACACGGCTCCGCCAGATGGTGGCTGGGGCTGGGTGGTGGCGGTCTCCTTCTTCCTGGTGGAAGTGTTCACCTACGGAGTCATCAAGAGCCTGGGCATCTTCCTCCAGGACCTGATGGGGGAGTTTGGGGAGAGCAACAGCCGAGTCTCTTGGATCATCTCCATCTGTGTCTTCGTCATGGCCTTCACTG CTCCTCTCGCTTCTGTGATGACCAACCGGTTTGGCTTCCAGACAGTTGTTATGATTGGTGGACTCCTCGTCTCCATAGGAACCATCGCCAGTGGCTTCACCAAATCCATCAACGAGATGTACATCACCATCGGACTCGTTGCAG GTCTAGGGTACTGTCTGACCTTCCTACCCACCATTACACTCCTGTCCCAGTACTTCTCCCACCGACGCTCCCTGGTCACAGCTGTCGCCTCCACAGGAGAGTCCTTCTCTGTGTTCGCGCTCGCCCCAG cCTTCTCTGCTCTGAGGGACTGTATCGGCTGGCGTTACACCCTGGTGGTGATCGGAGCTCTACagggcatcatcatcatctgtgGAGTTCTGCTAAGACCCATCATCATTAGACCTGGACCAGCCACGGAGACAGAAACTGATGGGCTGGCTGACAAAGAGCTGAAGGCTCTGAACACAGAGGAGGAGTACTACAGTAAGGAGAGGTTGTCCATTAAGGGCAGTTCATATGCTAAGGATGGGTCTTACACACTGCAGTGTGATAGCAAGCTGGCTCATCGTTACTCCCTGAGCTCTGGAGAGTCTGTAAACTCTGAAGTTCAGTCCCTCCATCACCAGGTCCTGGAGGACGGCAGTAAAGCAGGGGAGGAAATAGAGGAGGAGGCGTCTTCACAGAGGTGCTTAGGAAGCAagaagaaggagatggagaaggacgAGGAGAAGGATGAGAAGCCGACACAAACACTATCCCCCCAGAAACTCCTTGACTTCTCCATGTTAAGAGAAGGCAGCTTCATCTGCTATGCTCTCTTCGGCCTTTTTGCCACATTGGGTTTCTTCGCCCCTCAGCTCTACATCATCGAGCTGAGTGTGAACCGTGGCGTGATGCGTCACCGCGCCACCCACATGCTCTCCGCCATGGCCTTTGCCGAGATCTTCGGCCGCCTCTCCATTGGTTGGGTGCTAGGCAGGAAGCTGTTCAGAGGCAGGAAGCCCCTGGTGCTGCTGGGATGTGTAGTTCTGCTGTGCCTGGTGCTGGTGGCCTTTACCCTGGTGTGGGAGTTCTGGGGCCTGGCCGTGTGTTGTGGGTTCTATGGGTTTTTTATAGGCACCGTGTCGTCGACACATATACCCATGCTGGCAGAGGAGGATGTGGTGGGCATAGAAAGGATGTCGTCAGCTGTGGGGGTCTATGTGTTTATACAAAGCTTCGCTGGGCTGGCGGGACCACCTCTGGGAG GTGTTCTTGTGGACCTGACTCAGAACTACGGCTCAGCGTTCTACTCCTGTGCGGTGGGTATGAGTCTAGGGGCTGTGTTCCTGGGTCTGGTACGACCAGCCAAGAGAGGCCTGCTCTGCTGCAGCACAACCAGgcctcagagcatttcgtattattct aataatacgaagttctctgagaccaggttgtacAGCAGGAGGGGGCATCAGAACCTCCCAGAACCCATGCAGGTGGGGCCGGGGAACCCCGTACCTCAGCGAGAGGGGAAGGAGGCCCAGGACAGAGACAGTCCTCAGGACTTCCTAGAAGTTAACCTTGATATGGACCAGAAAACGTTACTGAAAAAGGCCAACAGATGA
- the LOC124038776 gene encoding LOW QUALITY PROTEIN: archaemetzincin-2 (The sequence of the model RefSeq protein was modified relative to this genomic sequence to represent the inferred CDS: inserted 2 bases in 1 codon; deleted 1 base in 1 codon; substituted 1 base at 1 genomic stop codon) — protein PGSFREAEAETGQYVRWLRDYCQAFYYWLVVKLLPPVTVAATGCAFRVNSSSHNLQIHAGDLLRFLQKRKPXDAFGIMGITMIDLYPKDSWNFVFGKASLTEGMGVFSFARYDDNFYSRSYVXIRPWRGDNSVFKGYYSTPITSTMVTHEMWSPIFGVKYCQWMQCVIQGSNHLEHSDRQPLDLCLVCHRIQNG, from the exons ccAGGCTCCTTTAGGGAGGCAGAGGCTGAGACAGGCCAGTACGTGAGGTGGTTGAGGGACTACTGCCAGGCCTTCTATTATTGGCTGGTGGTTAAGCTGTTGCCTCCAGTGACCGTTGCTGCCACAGGCTGTGCCTTCAGGGTCAACAGCAGTTCACACAACCTACAGATCCACGCAG GGGATTTGCTGCGGTTTCTTCAGAAGAGGAAACCGTAAGATGCCTTCGGCATCATGGGCATCACCATGATAGATCTCTACCCCAAAGATTCCTGGAACTTTGTGTTTGGAAAGGCCTCTCTCACTGAAG GAATGGGAGTTTTCAGCTTTGCCAGGTACGATGACAACTTCTACAGCAGGAGTTACGT TATCAGGCCTTGGCGGGGAGACAACTCTGTGTTTAAGGGCTACTACAGCACTCCTATCACGAGCACC ATGGTCACCCATGAGATG TGGTCACCCATATTCGGGGTGAAATACTGCCAGTGGATGCAGTGTGTCATACAGGGTTCCAACCACCTGGAGCACTCAGACCGCCAGCCGCTGGACCTTTGCCTGGTCTGCCATCGGATTCAAAATGGCTGA
- the LOC124038570 gene encoding monocarboxylate transporter 7 isoform X2 — protein MSKTNPGDLHSPGVLRDQSTKESHAPSMTVWGSRLKRCMGPIVYTAPPDGGWGWVVAVSFFLVEVFTYGVIKSLGIFLQDLMGEFGESNSRVSWIISICVFVMAFTAPLASVMTNRFGFQTVVMIGGLLVSIGTIASGFTKSINEMYITIGLVAGLGYCLTFLPTITLLSQYFSHRRSLVTAVASTGESFSVFALAPAFSALRDCIGWRYTLVVIGALQGIIIICGVLLRPIIIRPGPATETETDGLADKELKALNTEEEYYSKERLSIKGSSYAKDGSYTLQCDSKLAHRYSLSSGESVNSEVQSLHHQVLEDGSKAGEEIEEEASSQRCLGSKKKEMEKDEEKDEKPTQTLSPQKLLDFSMLREGSFICYALFGLFATLGFFAPQLYIIELSVNRGVMRHRATHMLSAMAFAEIFGRLSIGWVLGRKLFRGRKPLVLLGCVVLLCLVLVAFTLVWEFWGLAVCCGFYGFFIGTVSSTHIPMLAEEDVVGIERMSSAVGVYVFIQSFAGLAGPPLGGVLVDLTQNYGSAFYSCAVGMSLGAVFLGLVRPAKRGLLCCSTTRPQSISYYSNNTKFSETRLYSRRGHQNLPEPMQVGPGNPVPQREGKEAQDRDSPQDFLEVNLDMDQKTLLKKANR, from the exons ATGTCAAAGACCAACCCAGGGGATTTGCATTCACCTGGGGTTCTTCGAGATCAGTCCACTAAAG AATCGCATGCTCCATCCATGACAGTGTGGGGGTCCAGATTGAAGCGCTGCATGGGGCCTATCGTCTACACGGCTCCGCCAGATGGTGGCTGGGGCTGGGTGGTGGCGGTCTCCTTCTTCCTGGTGGAAGTGTTCACCTACGGAGTCATCAAGAGCCTGGGCATCTTCCTCCAGGACCTGATGGGGGAGTTTGGGGAGAGCAACAGCCGAGTCTCTTGGATCATCTCCATCTGTGTCTTCGTCATGGCCTTCACTG CTCCTCTCGCTTCTGTGATGACCAACCGGTTTGGCTTCCAGACAGTTGTTATGATTGGTGGACTCCTCGTCTCCATAGGAACCATCGCCAGTGGCTTCACCAAATCCATCAACGAGATGTACATCACCATCGGACTCGTTGCAG GTCTAGGGTACTGTCTGACCTTCCTACCCACCATTACACTCCTGTCCCAGTACTTCTCCCACCGACGCTCCCTGGTCACAGCTGTCGCCTCCACAGGAGAGTCCTTCTCTGTGTTCGCGCTCGCCCCAG cCTTCTCTGCTCTGAGGGACTGTATCGGCTGGCGTTACACCCTGGTGGTGATCGGAGCTCTACagggcatcatcatcatctgtgGAGTTCTGCTAAGACCCATCATCATTAGACCTGGACCAGCCACGGAGACAGAAACTGATGGGCTGGCTGACAAAGAGCTGAAGGCTCTGAACACAGAGGAGGAGTACTACAGTAAGGAGAGGTTGTCCATTAAGGGCAGTTCATATGCTAAGGATGGGTCTTACACACTGCAGTGTGATAGCAAGCTGGCTCATCGTTACTCCCTGAGCTCTGGAGAGTCTGTAAACTCTGAAGTTCAGTCCCTCCATCACCAGGTCCTGGAGGACGGCAGTAAAGCAGGGGAGGAAATAGAGGAGGAGGCGTCTTCACAGAGGTGCTTAGGAAGCAagaagaaggagatggagaaggacgAGGAGAAGGATGAGAAGCCGACACAAACACTATCCCCCCAGAAACTCCTTGACTTCTCCATGTTAAGAGAAGGCAGCTTCATCTGCTATGCTCTCTTCGGCCTTTTTGCCACATTGGGTTTCTTCGCCCCTCAGCTCTACATCATCGAGCTGAGTGTGAACCGTGGCGTGATGCGTCACCGCGCCACCCACATGCTCTCCGCCATGGCCTTTGCCGAGATCTTCGGCCGCCTCTCCATTGGTTGGGTGCTAGGCAGGAAGCTGTTCAGAGGCAGGAAGCCCCTGGTGCTGCTGGGATGTGTAGTTCTGCTGTGCCTGGTGCTGGTGGCCTTTACCCTGGTGTGGGAGTTCTGGGGCCTGGCCGTGTGTTGTGGGTTCTATGGGTTTTTTATAGGCACCGTGTCGTCGACACATATACCCATGCTGGCAGAGGAGGATGTGGTGGGCATAGAAAGGATGTCGTCAGCTGTGGGGGTCTATGTGTTTATACAAAGCTTCGCTGGGCTGGCGGGACCACCTCTGGGAG GTGTTCTTGTGGACCTGACTCAGAACTACGGCTCAGCGTTCTACTCCTGTGCGGTGGGTATGAGTCTAGGGGCTGTGTTCCTGGGTCTGGTACGACCAGCCAAGAGAGGCCTGCTCTGCTGCAGCACAACCAGgcctcagagcatttcgtattattct aataatacgaagttctctgagaccaggttgtacAGCAGGAGGGGGCATCAGAACCTCCCAGAACCCATGCAGGTGGGGCCGGGGAACCCCGTACCTCAGCGAGAGGGGAAGGAGGCCCAGGACAGAGACAGTCCTCAGGACTTCCTAGAAGTTAACCTTGATATGGACCAGAAAACGTTACTGAAAAAGGCCAACAGATGA
- the LOC124038570 gene encoding monocarboxylate transporter 7 isoform X3: MTVWGSRLKRCMGPIVYTAPPDGGWGWVVAVSFFLVEVFTYGVIKSLGIFLQDLMGEFGESNSRVSWIISICVFVMAFTAPLASVMTNRFGFQTVVMIGGLLVSIGTIASGFTKSINEMYITIGLVAGLGYCLTFLPTITLLSQYFSHRRSLVTAVASTGESFSVFALAPAFSALRDCIGWRYTLVVIGALQGIIIICGVLLRPIIIRPGPATETETDGLADKELKALNTEEEYYSKERLSIKGSSYAKDGSYTLQCDSKLAHRYSLSSGESVNSEVQSLHHQVLEDGSKAGEEIEEEASSQRCLGSKKKEMEKDEEKDEKPTQTLSPQKLLDFSMLREGSFICYALFGLFATLGFFAPQLYIIELSVNRGVMRHRATHMLSAMAFAEIFGRLSIGWVLGRKLFRGRKPLVLLGCVVLLCLVLVAFTLVWEFWGLAVCCGFYGFFIGTVSSTHIPMLAEEDVVGIERMSSAVGVYVFIQSFAGLAGPPLGGVLVDLTQNYGSAFYSCAVGMSLGAVFLGLVRPAKRGLLCCSTTRPQSISYYSNNTKFSETRLYSRRGHQNLPEPMQVGPGNPVPQREGKEAQDRDSPQDFLEVNLDMDQKTLLKKANR, from the exons ATGACAGTGTGGGGGTCCAGATTGAAGCGCTGCATGGGGCCTATCGTCTACACGGCTCCGCCAGATGGTGGCTGGGGCTGGGTGGTGGCGGTCTCCTTCTTCCTGGTGGAAGTGTTCACCTACGGAGTCATCAAGAGCCTGGGCATCTTCCTCCAGGACCTGATGGGGGAGTTTGGGGAGAGCAACAGCCGAGTCTCTTGGATCATCTCCATCTGTGTCTTCGTCATGGCCTTCACTG CTCCTCTCGCTTCTGTGATGACCAACCGGTTTGGCTTCCAGACAGTTGTTATGATTGGTGGACTCCTCGTCTCCATAGGAACCATCGCCAGTGGCTTCACCAAATCCATCAACGAGATGTACATCACCATCGGACTCGTTGCAG GTCTAGGGTACTGTCTGACCTTCCTACCCACCATTACACTCCTGTCCCAGTACTTCTCCCACCGACGCTCCCTGGTCACAGCTGTCGCCTCCACAGGAGAGTCCTTCTCTGTGTTCGCGCTCGCCCCAG cCTTCTCTGCTCTGAGGGACTGTATCGGCTGGCGTTACACCCTGGTGGTGATCGGAGCTCTACagggcatcatcatcatctgtgGAGTTCTGCTAAGACCCATCATCATTAGACCTGGACCAGCCACGGAGACAGAAACTGATGGGCTGGCTGACAAAGAGCTGAAGGCTCTGAACACAGAGGAGGAGTACTACAGTAAGGAGAGGTTGTCCATTAAGGGCAGTTCATATGCTAAGGATGGGTCTTACACACTGCAGTGTGATAGCAAGCTGGCTCATCGTTACTCCCTGAGCTCTGGAGAGTCTGTAAACTCTGAAGTTCAGTCCCTCCATCACCAGGTCCTGGAGGACGGCAGTAAAGCAGGGGAGGAAATAGAGGAGGAGGCGTCTTCACAGAGGTGCTTAGGAAGCAagaagaaggagatggagaaggacgAGGAGAAGGATGAGAAGCCGACACAAACACTATCCCCCCAGAAACTCCTTGACTTCTCCATGTTAAGAGAAGGCAGCTTCATCTGCTATGCTCTCTTCGGCCTTTTTGCCACATTGGGTTTCTTCGCCCCTCAGCTCTACATCATCGAGCTGAGTGTGAACCGTGGCGTGATGCGTCACCGCGCCACCCACATGCTCTCCGCCATGGCCTTTGCCGAGATCTTCGGCCGCCTCTCCATTGGTTGGGTGCTAGGCAGGAAGCTGTTCAGAGGCAGGAAGCCCCTGGTGCTGCTGGGATGTGTAGTTCTGCTGTGCCTGGTGCTGGTGGCCTTTACCCTGGTGTGGGAGTTCTGGGGCCTGGCCGTGTGTTGTGGGTTCTATGGGTTTTTTATAGGCACCGTGTCGTCGACACATATACCCATGCTGGCAGAGGAGGATGTGGTGGGCATAGAAAGGATGTCGTCAGCTGTGGGGGTCTATGTGTTTATACAAAGCTTCGCTGGGCTGGCGGGACCACCTCTGGGAG GTGTTCTTGTGGACCTGACTCAGAACTACGGCTCAGCGTTCTACTCCTGTGCGGTGGGTATGAGTCTAGGGGCTGTGTTCCTGGGTCTGGTACGACCAGCCAAGAGAGGCCTGCTCTGCTGCAGCACAACCAGgcctcagagcatttcgtattattct aataatacgaagttctctgagaccaggttgtacAGCAGGAGGGGGCATCAGAACCTCCCAGAACCCATGCAGGTGGGGCCGGGGAACCCCGTACCTCAGCGAGAGGGGAAGGAGGCCCAGGACAGAGACAGTCCTCAGGACTTCCTAGAAGTTAACCTTGATATGGACCAGAAAACGTTACTGAAAAAGGCCAACAGATGA